Proteins encoded together in one Bosea sp. (in: a-proteobacteria) window:
- a CDS encoding MmgE/PrpD family protein → MDSLTKKLASQALRTARTRLSGDAVRAAQTRMLDTIACAFAAYDDELCARLRRILASPSVTRGARIWGASSRATVEDAALVNGTMARYLDLNDTILGRTSGHPSDTIPALMALAEERGASGEALLRAIIISYDLYCGLCNGVALAEKGVDQVIAAALGAAGGSACLLGLDETRTEHALALAVSANVGLFNVRMGSLSEWKACAGPNAARNGVFAARLASEGVTGPSGVFEGIGGLEAVVGKIVWPEDGGHFILKTHIKRHPVCYHGQAAVDAALDLHGRMADADVAKVRIEVNRMTFEVMGREASRWDPRTRETADHSLPYVVAVSLLSGKISAAAFTDEALASPKTRAFLPKIEVAELPAFTHGDANTSPARITITLAAGGHVSAETIYPIGHCNNPMSHDDVEKKFGTLWPRERSIGQAKTIVAEVARLQEAASVTPLIDELCR, encoded by the coding sequence ATGGACAGCCTGACCAAGAAGCTTGCGAGCCAAGCTCTGAGAACCGCGCGCACCCGATTGTCTGGGGACGCCGTGCGCGCGGCGCAAACGCGCATGCTGGACACCATCGCCTGCGCTTTCGCCGCCTATGACGATGAGCTTTGCGCTCGCCTGCGCCGCATTCTGGCCTCTCCTTCCGTCACGCGCGGCGCGCGCATCTGGGGAGCAAGCAGTCGCGCCACGGTGGAAGATGCGGCACTGGTGAACGGGACCATGGCCCGCTACCTCGATCTCAACGACACCATCCTGGGTCGAACATCAGGACATCCGAGCGACACCATCCCCGCGCTGATGGCGCTTGCCGAAGAACGGGGTGCATCCGGCGAAGCGCTGCTTCGTGCGATTATCATCTCTTACGATCTCTATTGCGGCCTGTGCAACGGCGTCGCCTTGGCGGAGAAAGGGGTCGACCAGGTCATCGCGGCGGCGCTGGGCGCCGCTGGCGGATCCGCCTGCCTGCTCGGGCTCGACGAGACACGGACGGAGCATGCTCTCGCGCTGGCGGTCTCAGCGAATGTGGGCCTGTTCAATGTACGGATGGGCAGCCTGTCCGAATGGAAGGCCTGCGCGGGGCCGAATGCCGCCCGCAACGGTGTCTTCGCCGCCCGCTTGGCGTCGGAAGGCGTGACGGGCCCGTCTGGCGTGTTCGAAGGCATCGGCGGTCTCGAAGCGGTGGTTGGCAAGATCGTCTGGCCTGAGGATGGCGGGCATTTTATCCTGAAGACCCACATCAAGCGCCATCCGGTCTGCTATCACGGCCAGGCAGCGGTCGATGCCGCGCTCGACCTACACGGCCGCATGGCAGATGCCGATGTCGCAAAGGTTCGCATCGAGGTGAACAGGATGACGTTCGAGGTCATGGGACGCGAGGCGAGCCGATGGGATCCGCGGACTCGTGAGACCGCTGACCATTCCCTCCCCTACGTTGTGGCCGTCTCCTTGCTCTCGGGCAAGATTTCCGCGGCCGCTTTCACGGATGAGGCCTTGGCGTCCCCGAAAACTCGTGCCTTTCTCCCGAAGATCGAAGTCGCCGAGCTTCCTGCATTCACGCATGGCGACGCCAATACGTCGCCTGCAAGGATTACGATCACGCTCGCCGCGGGTGGGCATGTGAGTGCGGAAACGATTTATCCGATCGGCCATTGCAACAATCCGATGTCCCACGACGACGTCGAGAAAAAATTTGGTACGCTCTGGCCACGAGAGCGCTCGATCGGACAAGCTAAAACGATCGTGGCCGAGGTCGCACGCCTGCAAGAGGCGGCGAGTGTTACACCGCTGATCGACGAGTTGTGTAGATAG
- a CDS encoding ABC transporter substrate-binding protein, whose product MLEKTVPCTAARASKPPSVWRAKKGISMKRAQSGLLTTKMSRRAALRAGIGGVIAAPFVLRAPDARSATSVVFGTYGGSYGEALKRIFFQPFAKETGIQVIQTAPADMAKLRAQVQSKSPEWDVIELIPSECVTAARMGLVMPLDFGKIDIPELSVPEAKQTHWLSTYNYTTGIGYNSAKFPAGKHPETWADFWDVQKFPGRRSLRSRPDNVLEIALLADGVAPSAMYPLDVPRAFKALDRIKPHIAKWADTAPQSIELIQTNDVDFTHTFNNRVFAAQSSGVPVAFNTEQLMMAFPAFALPTGAANAEAGMRLLGYMMKPDLQAELWKALRLIPVTKAASALIPEAERKAWFPDLTTGKHLALNAEWWGADGRLAEVTTQYRNWLLR is encoded by the coding sequence ATGCTCGAAAAAACAGTACCCTGCACCGCAGCAAGAGCTTCTAAGCCACCGTCAGTGTGGAGAGCCAAAAAGGGGATAAGCATGAAGCGTGCCCAATCAGGTCTATTGACCACCAAAATGTCCAGGAGAGCAGCGCTGCGCGCCGGCATCGGTGGCGTGATCGCCGCCCCGTTCGTGCTCCGGGCGCCCGATGCGCGCTCCGCCACCAGCGTCGTCTTCGGGACCTATGGAGGCAGCTATGGCGAGGCGCTGAAGCGCATCTTCTTCCAGCCCTTCGCTAAGGAAACCGGCATTCAGGTCATCCAGACGGCGCCTGCCGACATGGCGAAGCTGCGCGCGCAGGTGCAGTCCAAGTCGCCGGAATGGGACGTGATCGAGTTGATCCCGTCGGAATGCGTTACGGCCGCGCGGATGGGCCTCGTCATGCCGCTCGACTTCGGGAAGATCGATATTCCGGAGCTCTCGGTGCCCGAAGCCAAGCAGACACATTGGCTGAGCACCTACAACTACACCACCGGCATCGGCTACAACTCGGCAAAATTCCCGGCGGGCAAGCATCCCGAGACCTGGGCTGACTTCTGGGACGTGCAGAAGTTTCCGGGGCGTCGGTCCCTGCGCTCGCGCCCCGACAACGTGCTCGAGATCGCCCTGCTGGCGGACGGGGTCGCGCCGTCGGCGATGTATCCCCTTGACGTCCCGCGAGCCTTCAAGGCTCTCGATCGGATCAAGCCCCATATCGCGAAGTGGGCGGACACTGCGCCGCAGTCGATCGAACTGATCCAGACCAACGACGTCGATTTCACGCACACCTTCAACAACCGCGTCTTCGCCGCGCAGTCGAGCGGCGTGCCGGTCGCGTTCAACACGGAGCAGCTGATGATGGCCTTTCCGGCCTTCGCCTTGCCGACCGGGGCGGCGAATGCGGAAGCTGGCATGCGGCTGCTCGGCTACATGATGAAGCCCGATCTCCAGGCCGAGCTCTGGAAAGCGCTGCGGCTCATCCCCGTGACCAAGGCCGCTTCTGCCTTGATTCCGGAAGCCGAGCGCAAGGCCTGGTTTCCGGATCTCACGACCGGGAAACATCTGGCGCTCAATGCCGAATGGTGGGGAGCGGACGGGCGGCTGGCCGAGGTCACCACCCAGTACCGCAACTGGCTCTTGCGCTGA